A genomic segment from Odontesthes bonariensis isolate fOdoBon6 chromosome 8, fOdoBon6.hap1, whole genome shotgun sequence encodes:
- the c8h12orf56 gene encoding uncharacterized protein C12orf56 homolog, with translation MARISSGTIFSRRNAKLDSFLKRNTERAVYERIRAYEPCVVVSESIHRVYMHVVLSDECVYLAEYPPRTLTVAVCFGRVRDIELVNDLPDFLSSKDRERCQHIRIIYVAAGKGRDRSRRNEGEGLPPVALPSRRASHCPAITHTLQGYPAESQWMREELPPVLKSTRSASCPNSQSLGLPRVPHPPSFYSPSTPPSSPPLSEESLKTLESRQVTQRIGSVLSRLLRRDGVNMVEEKEAELHLYAVSETSRLYLHMHSSWNSFIIKSTLMLDPLYRRRCTGSADALAPTISVERTAHLFGQLSSELLQDGISTESLYLLLQELRTSAHRYILLRRLFWRSSEVCAFLVQTLEDCLQGLSGAYTEDQLLLSILIVQTLAIMFRETEVEAARMSLLSAKKGALASRMLLALICDPQAHSRGAPVESELQALLTEYLDAACALLFELLLLGQETSRCFSADNFLSVGWTLRVLQPHPHLLSFIGYQAQRVVLVLSDLQESLLSPAQSVVLFQRCRLLLACLQYNNQLAQHLRSHFREEFRYFVKPSCAEEKLPPQYPISRPTLRLVEHIQTRILLG, from the exons ATGGCTCGGATCAGCTCCGGGACCATCTTCTCCCGCCGGAACGCCAAGCTGGACTCCTTCCTGAAGCGGAATACGGAGCGGGCGGTGTACGAGCGAATCCGAGCCTACGAACCGTGTGTGGTAGTGTCGGAGAGCATACACAGAGTGTACATGCACGTGGTGCTGAGCGACGAGTGTGTGTATCTGGCTGAGTACCCACCGCGCACGCTCACAGTGGCCGTTTGCTTCGGGCGCGTGCGCGACATCGAATTG GTAAATGACCTCCCAGACTTCCTCAGTTCGAAGGACAGGGAACGCTGTCAACACATACGAATCATCTACGTTGCTGCAGGAAAGGGACGTGATCGGTCAAGAAGAAACGAGGGAGAGGGACTTCCTCCTGTCGCCCTGCCCTCTCGCAGAGCCAGCCACTGCCCCGCGATAACACACACCTTACAAG GATATCCTGCAGAAAg TCAGTGGATGAGGGAGGAGCTCCCCCCAGTGCTGAAGTCCACTCGTTCTGCTTCCTGCCCAAACTCGCAGTCGCTGGGCCTCCCGAGGGTCCCGCATCCTCCGTCTTTTTACTCCCCCTCCACTCCACCCAGCTCTCCTCCACTCTCAGAAGAAAGCCTGAAGACACTGGAGAGCAGACAG GTGACACAAAGGATCGGCTCAGTTCTGTCGCGTCTGCTGAGACGAGATGGCGTGAACATGGTGGAGGAGAAAGAGGCGGAGCTGCATCTTTACGCAGTTTCCGAGACATCCAGACTTTACCTTCATATGCACAGTTCGTGGAACAGCTTCATTATT AAGTCCACTCTGATGTTGGATCCACTCTACAGAAGAAGGTGTACTGGCTCAGCTGACGCCTTGGCTCCTACCATCAG TGTGGAGAGGACGGCTCACCTGTTTGGCCAGCTGAGCTCGGAGCTTCTGCAGGATGGCATCAGCACGGAGAGCTTGtacctgctgctgcaggagctgAGAACATCTGCTCACCGCTACATCCTGCTGCGCAGACTCTTCTGGAGG tCCAGTGAAGTGTGTGCTTTCCTGGTTCAGACTCTGGAGGATTGTCTTCAAGGCCTCAGTGGAGCTTACACAGAAGATCAACTACT ACTCAGCATTCTGATCGTCCAGACTCTCGCCATCATGTTCAGAGAGACGGAGGTCGAGGCGGCCAGAATGAGCCTGCTCTCTGCCAAAAA AGGAGCTCTGGCCTCAAGAATGTTGCTCGCCTTGATATGTGATCCACAAGCACACAGCCGAGGAGCCCCGGTGGAGTCCGAG CTTCAGGCCTTACTGACAGAGTATCTGGATGCCGCCTGCGCTCTGCTCTTTGAACTTCTGCTTTTAGGCCAAGAG acCAGCAGGTGTTTCTCTGCTGACAACTTTCTGTCTGTCGGTTGGACCCTCAGAGTCCTGCAGCCTCATCCTCACCTG CTTTCCTTCATTGGTTACCAAGCCCAGCGGGTGGTGCTGGTTCTGTCGGACCTGCAGGAGTCACTCCTGAGCCCGGCTCAGTCCGTTGTGCTGTTCCAGCGCTGTCGCCTCCTGCTGGCCTGTCTGCAGTACAACAACCAGCTGGCTCAACATCTGCGGTCTCACTTCAGAGAAGAGTTCAG ATACTTTGTGAAGCCTTCATGTGCTGAGGAGAAGCTGCCGCCTCAGTATCCCATCAGCCGACCGACTCTTCGACTGGTCGAGCATATTCAGACTCGCATTCTGCTCGGATAA
- the LOC142385720 gene encoding acyl-coenzyme A thioesterase 6-like translates to MSQTASPVLSVHPIRALADEKFNVLVENLQPGCPVTIRSLHHSEDKDYWEAYGHYISDHRGSVSVSEDASIGGTYTGKEPMGLLWSMRPVPGGRTNLRLRKMDVCTPMLVNISVHSGHEGFRDQPALTSVLTERWYMAPGVQKININEKGVRGTLFIPPGPGPFPGMLDLWGGGGGLLDYRSALLGSHGYVSMAVEYFKISDEQAAEPVMSYFEKAFEMLRDHPQVKSDRVGIIGLSFGSLVALSLAAESIIVKPHCIVCVSTIHTKPPGKDLSLFNPVFTRHDGSKSKEMRVDENNSQIWKDVCLPLIEDPAMKLNVGTINCPMLLVNGCDDQNWPAVETAADIERMMCEAGKKHLLTRLDYPDTGHLIEPPFGPHFRATNFVIGRTKEKVVVLWGGRTKPHSDAQEDSWRKTLSFLQQHMYCSMNKANL, encoded by the exons ATGTCTCAGACTGCCTCACCAGTTCTCTCTGTTCACCCTATTCGGGCTCTGGCTGACGAGAAGTTCAACGTGTTGGTGGAGAATCTGCAACCAGGGTGTCCAGTCACCATCCGCTCCCTCCACCACTCTGAGGACAAGGACTACTGGGAGGCCTACGGGCACTACATCAGCGATCACAGAGGAAGTGTGTCCG TTTCAGAAGATGCGAGTATTGGAGGCACGTACACTGGAAAGGAGCCCATGGGCTTGTTGTGGAGCATGCGCCCTGTCCCAGGAGGGCGCACCAACCTCAG GCTAAGGAAGATGGATGTGTGCACCCCCATGTTGGTCAACATCTCAGTCCACAGTGGACACGAGGGCTTCAGGGATCAGCCTGCTCTGACTTCGGTGCTCACAGAGAGGTGGTACATGGCTCCAGGCGTCCAGAAGATCAATATCAATGAGAAGGGAGTGCGAGGGACCCTGTTTATACCTCCAG GTCCAGGACCCTTCCCTGGGATGCTCGACCTTTGGGGGGGTGGAGGAGGGCTACTGGATTATCGCTCTGCCCTGCTGGGGTCTCATGGTTACGTTTCTATGGCCGTGGAGTACTTCAAAATTAGTGACGAGCAGGCGGCAGAGCCTGTGATGAGCTACTTTGAG AAAGCATTTGAAATGCTCAGAGATCATCCTCAGGTGAAGTCGGACAGGGTTGGGATTATCGGTCTCTCCTTTGGCTCTCTCGTGGCCCTCAGTTTGGCGGCTGAAAGCATCATTGTCAAA CCTCATTGCATTGTTTGCGTCAGCACCATCCACACCAAACCACCTGGGAAGGACCTGAGTCTATTCAATCCAGTATTCACCAG ACATGATGGAAGCAAATCTAAGGAGATGCGCGTGGATGAGAACAACAGTCAGATCTGGAAGGATGTATGTCTGCCACTTATTGAGGATCCTGCAATGAAACTGAAC GTGGGGACAATAAACTGTCCAATGTTGCTGGTCAACGGTTGTGATGATCAGAACTGGCCTGCAGTGGAGACAGCTGCTGAT ATAGAAAGGATGATGTGTGAAGCTGGGAAGAAACATCTGCTGACCAGGCTGGACTACCCGGACACTGGTCATCTGATTGAACCGCCGTTCGGACCTCATTTCAGAGCTACTAACTTTGTGATAGGCAGAACTAAAGAAAAAG TGGTAGTGCTGTGGGGAGGACGCACCAAACCTCACTCTGATGCTCAGGAAGACTCCTGGAGGAAGACACTGAGTTTTCTGCAGCAGCATATGTACTGCAGCATGAACAAAGCAAACCTGTGA